A genomic stretch from Halichoerus grypus chromosome 5, mHalGry1.hap1.1, whole genome shotgun sequence includes:
- the ERRFI1 gene encoding ERBB receptor feedback inhibitor 1 produces MSTAGVAAQEIRVPLKTGFLHDGQAMRTVRTCWGGRSEFENHFLNMDPITMAYSLNSTAQEHLTSLGHAATSGPKNSSHFAENGPAQKPSLAPLIIPPGEDLGQREEERVVCGFKKLSVNGVCASPPPLTPIKNPPSPFPCAALCERGSRPLPPLPISEDLSLDETDCEVEFLTSSDTDFLLEDCTLSGFKYDVPGRRSFRGCGQINYAYFDTPAVSAADLSQAPDQNGGVQNSNSPPSQTHRRLRRSHSGPAGSFNKPAIRISSYIHRASPNSDEDKPEVPPRVPIPPRPVKPDYRRWSAEVTSSTYSDEDRPPKVPPREPLSRSNSRTPSPKSLPSYLNGVMPPTQSFAPDPKYVSSKALQRQNSEGSANKVPCILPIIENGKKVSSTHYYLLPERPPYLDKYEKFFREAEETNASPQAQHLCADHSAVSAADKLDSKTKLDPGGHVKRKHLSYVVSP; encoded by the exons ATGTCCACGGCAGGAGTTGCTGCTCAGGAGATTAGAGTCCCATTAAAAACTGGATTTCTGCATGATGGCCAAGCCATGAGGACCGTGAGGACCTGCTGGGGCGGCCGCAGTGAGTTTGAAAA tcaCTTTTTGAACATGGACCCCATCACCATGGCCTACAGCCTCAACTCTACGGCTCAGGAGCACCTAACGTCTCTTG GGCACGCGGCGACATCTGGTCCGAAGAACAGCAGCCACTTCGCAGAAAATGGCCCCGCTCAGAAGCCCAGCCTGGCCCCTCTTATTATTCCCCCGGGCGAAGACTTGGGGCAGCGTGAAGAGGAGCGAGTCGTGTGTGGTTTTAAGAAACTCTCAGTGAACGGGGTCTGTGCTTCTCCTCCTCCGCTCACCCCCATAAAGAACCCCCCGTCCCCCTTCCCCTGCGCGGCCCTCTGTGAGCGGGGCTCCAGGCCCCTCCCGCCGCTGCCCATCTCGGAAGACCTCTCTCTGGACGAGACAGACTGCGAGGTAGAATTCCTCACCAGCTCGGACACGGACTTCCTCTTAGAAGACTGTACGCTCTCTGGCTTCAAATATGATGTTCCCGGCAGGCGAAGCTTCCGTGGGTGTGGACAGATCAACTACGCATATTTCGATACCCCGGCTGTCTCCGCAGCAGATCTCAGCCAGGCCCCTGACCAAAATGGAGGGGTGCAGAATTCAAATTCTCCTCCGTCTCAGACCCACCGAAGACTAAGAAGGTCTCATTCAGGACCAGCCGGATCCTTTAACAAGCCAGCCATCAGGATATCCAGCTACATACACAGAGCTTCTCCGAACTCCGATGAAGACAAACCTGAGGTGCCCCCCAGGGTCCCCATACCTCCGAGGCCAGTGAAGCCAGATTATAGAAGGTGGTCAGCAGAAGTTACTTCGAGCACCTACAGTGATGAAGATAGGCCTCCCAAAGTGCCACCCAGAGAACCTTTATCCCGGAGTAACTCCCGCACACCCAGCCCCAAAAGCCTCCCGTCTTACCTCAATGGGGTCATGCCCCCGACGCAGAGCTTTGCTCCTGATCCCAAGTATGTCAGCAGCAAAGCCCTGCAAAGACAGAACAGCGAAGGATCTGCCAATAAGGTCCCTTGCATTCTGCCCATTATTGAAAATGGGAAGAAGGTTAGCTCGACACATTATTACCTATTACCTGAGAGACCGCCGTACCTGGACAAATACGAAAAGTTCTTTCGGGAAGCAGAAGAAACAAACGCAAGCCCCCAAGCCCAGCACCTGTGTGCTGACCACAGCGCCGTCTCGGCCGCAGACAAGCTGGACTCGAAGACAAAACTGGATCCAGGTGGCCACGTGAAGCGCAAACATCTGTCCTATGTGGTTTCTCCTTAG